One Deefgea tanakiae genomic region harbors:
- a CDS encoding trans-sulfuration enzyme family protein encodes MHIATILAHAGLQTDPQTGAISTPIYQTATFAHPAIGESTGFDYSRSSNPTRKALEDAIAQLEGAHAGFAFASGLAALSTVLSLFSSGDHLVVAEGCYGGTYRLLDQIFARFGITVTYVPVLDVAAYRAAITPKTQAILIESVSNPCLWVPDYAALLALKIEHNLLLLVDNTFLTPYWFRPLEQGADIVLHSASKFIAGHNDTIAGLVAVKDVALAERVGYLQNAIGATLGAQDAWLTIRGMKTLALRLNAQQQNSQRIAEFLQTRTEVRQVFYPGLAHDENHQRIQQFSSGFGAIVSFEVDSLATVKRVISRLKLISYAESLGGVESLITVPAIQTHANLSAEVRAQLGVSDTLLRLAVGIEDVTDLIADLAQALETDGVGQ; translated from the coding sequence ATGCATATCGCAACGATTTTAGCCCATGCTGGGCTGCAAACCGACCCGCAAACGGGGGCGATTAGTACGCCAATTTATCAAACAGCGACGTTTGCGCATCCCGCCATTGGCGAAAGTACGGGCTTTGATTACAGCCGCTCCAGTAATCCAACCCGCAAAGCGCTTGAAGACGCGATTGCTCAACTTGAAGGCGCGCACGCAGGGTTTGCTTTTGCCAGCGGCTTGGCCGCGCTCTCGACCGTGCTGAGTTTGTTTAGCAGTGGTGATCATTTGGTTGTCGCTGAAGGCTGTTATGGTGGCACCTATCGATTGCTCGATCAAATCTTTGCTCGCTTTGGCATTACGGTGACGTATGTGCCGGTGCTGGATGTTGCGGCTTACCGTGCGGCAATTACCCCCAAAACGCAGGCCATTCTGATTGAGTCTGTTTCCAATCCATGCCTGTGGGTGCCAGACTACGCTGCGCTGCTGGCACTTAAAATTGAGCACAATTTATTACTATTGGTCGATAACACGTTTCTCACCCCGTATTGGTTTCGGCCACTAGAGCAGGGTGCCGATATTGTCTTGCACTCGGCATCGAAATTTATTGCTGGCCACAATGACACCATTGCAGGTTTGGTCGCGGTCAAAGACGTCGCCTTAGCCGAGCGAGTGGGCTATTTACAAAATGCTATTGGCGCAACGCTGGGTGCACAAGATGCATGGCTCACTATCCGAGGCATGAAAACATTAGCGCTGCGCTTGAATGCGCAGCAGCAAAATTCGCAACGCATTGCTGAATTTCTGCAAACGCGTACGGAAGTTCGGCAAGTATTCTATCCGGGCTTAGCCCATGATGAAAATCATCAACGCATTCAGCAATTTTCATCGGGTTTTGGTGCGATTGTGTCGTTTGAGGTGGACTCTTTAGCAACAGTAAAACGCGTGATTTCACGCTTGAAATTAATCTCTTACGCCGAAAGCTTGGGTGGCGTAGAAAGCCTGATTACGGTGCCTGCGATTCAAACTCACGCCAATTTAAGCGCTGAAGTGCGTGCTCAGTTGGGCGTTAGCGATACGTTATTGCGTCTTGCCGTGGGGATTGAAGACGTTACTGATTTGATTGCAGATTTGGCGCAAGCACTCGAAACAGATGGAGTTGGACAATGA